The window CCACATGAAGTCGAATGTACACGACCCATGTAGAGAAAACTTACACGGAAtgcaccatcatcatatgcccattcattggcaacagtaacctggaatgacatagtactaGGTTAGCCCAGGTTAGACTagcctagcctgggttagcGTGGGTTAGCCTAGCCATTAGGTtaggagagagaatacgataccacctgccgaaatGAGCCCAGGCCAGCAGAGAGCTagctccagccccttccaccaactcccagttacctccccaggcatgatgtgctgtggtatggaatacctccttggccagcttggattgggtgacctatctctgcttcctcccggtttcccctccttccctggcagagcatgagactcacaaagtccttggacaaaccaaaacatttgagcagtaactcaaaacatacttccTATCACAACATTCCCAGcacaaaagtcaaaaccacagtgctgcaccagctaccaagaagaaaaaatgactgctactgctgaacccaggacaccatgtcATGAATTACTGTGGTTTTCCATTCTGCACTCCTTATTTAGGCAACAGTAAATGACAGATTACAAGACTTAAAATAGGAGTAATCATGGTTTAAAGTTTATCTCAGGAAGTGTTTTGAAATGCTAACAAAATAATCCCACAGCCATTAGGGATGAAGCCAAACCAAGCAGTTAATTTCTAACAGACTCTTTAAAAAGTGTAGACTGGGGGGGGatcaaccaaaaccagaaattgcCAAATTGCAGCTTTCAGTAACAATGGCCTGAAATTCTGAACCACTGCAGAGGATGAGAAAGGAAGATGGGCTTTTCATTCTCAGCTCCTTTTCGCTACTGCTGTTAGGAAATCTTAGTCTCATTCATTGCAAGAAAACAAGGCACTGCAGGGCTGTAGTTTGCAAGAGAAAGAATTTCATCAAATCAGTCAATGAACACAattagaggaaaagaagaaaatactgtaggaTGTGACTTGCTTGAGACATAATCATACAAACACTCCAGCTTCAACCCTAAACTGGCACTGGGAATGCAGCCTTAGTGTTTACAGAGTAAATCTGTCATGAGATAGTACttgtgaaagcagcagagcttcTGAGCTGTTTGGGTACTTGTGGGCAGTTTTGTACGTGGTAAGATTCCTTTCTTGTCATAACATCCTGAAAAGTCTCCAGCAGGAAGATGCAACATACAGCAATTTGATTCTGGAAGGAATTCCTTGTTGGTATGGCTCACACTCTGTGGGATGGAGACTAGACTAAGCTTGTGCAACCATCACCACAGCTGTGCTTTACGTAATGGGCATGTATACATACGTGTGCCTGAGACACGTAAGTATACATGCCCACTCTTCCTATATTATACTCATATCCCAAATTTGCCAAAAGTTATGACAGTAGAGAGAATCCTACTGCTTTCCTCTCAGCTTTAATCTGTTAGTATTTCTTACGCACTCTATTGTAAAAGCATTTACAGCCTTCAACTGGTACTCAGCCTTGAAGAGGCTATAAAGATGAAGGTGCAATTTTAACCCTATAAAGGtacagatttattttgcagtgGAATATTGTCAAACACAGCTGAGTCAGTGCAGTTTAAGCAATGATGGCTCTTCAACTGAAATGTGGAAATCAGTGAAACGCACTCAAAGCACCTTGCAATCTCAAATGCTaagtttaatgaaaacatttcaattGAATCCATTTTACTTTGTATTGCACAGCCAGACTCACTAATAGattcccagactggtttgggttggaaaggagcttaaaatcatccagttccaatcccctgccatgggcagggacacctcacaccagaccaggttgctccaagcccctgtgtccaacctggccttgaacactgccagggatggggcagccacagcttctctgggcaccctgtgccagcgcctcagcaccctcacagggaagagcttctgccttagatctaacctgaacttcccctgtttcagtttgaacccatcaccccttgtcctatcactgcagtccctgatgaagagcccctctccagcatccttgtagcccccttcagacactggaaggctgcaggcAGTCAGTTACGCTATTTTGTGCCTCCACCATGGTCTAGCTCTACTTTGGTTATTCAAAAAAGTACTCTCAACAGCCAACTTTTCTAAACTTGAGCTAGGGGTTCTTTAAACCCTGAGTAAGGGGCTTAGGtttcaaaagaaatgttaaaatttaaactCAGTATTATTTCTCTGGtgttcccttcccctcctgttttgtttttgtttgtgtgcgTCTTGTAGTTTTGCCATGGGCTGGGATCTGAGTAACTCAACTGATTACTGGATTGAGGACGAGGAGGATGATGGCAACTTGGTTATAGATTACGATACATACGAGCTTCTCTGTGAAAAAAGTGATGTGAGAAACTTCAGTAAAGTATTCCTCCCCGTGTTCTATGCACTGGCTTTCACTCTTGGAGTTGCTGGAAATTCATTAGTGGTTGCAATTTATGCCTATTGCAAGAAACCGAAGACTAAGACAGATGTGTACATCATGCACCTAGCCATTGCGGATCTGCTCTTGCTCTTTACACTccccttctgggctgcaaatgcaGTGCAGGGATGGGAACTTGGAAACTCAATGTGCAAGCTCGCTTCTTCTCTGTACACCATGAATTTCAGCTCCAGCATGCTGttcctggcctgtatcagtgTAGATAGATACAAGGCCACTTATAAATCTAGGGGTCACAGAAGAATTGGTCAACACTGCAGCGTTACCTGCATCTGTGTCTGGCTGACTGCCATCTTCCTCAGTATCCCTGAACTGGTATTTAATCAAGTCAAGAAACACAATGACAGGAACGAATGCTTTCCAGTATTTCCAATGAACATGGAAACGCTCTTAAAAGCAACCATTCAAATCCTGGAAATTATCCTGgaatttctgcttcctttcctaGTAATGCTGATCTGCTATTCAGCGACTGCTCGAGCAATCTTTAGATCTGCAAGTGCTAAAAAGTCTCGACCTTTCATGGTCCTGCTGGCAGTAGTGACTACTTTCATTATTACCCAGCTACCTTACAACATTGTCAAGTTCTGGCGAGCCACAGATATCATCTACATGTTGGTCACTGACTGTGAGACAAGTAAAAGCATAGATGTTGCACTCCAGGTCACCAAGAGCATAGCTTTGTTTCACACTTGCCTGAATCCTCTTCTCTATGTCTTTCTGGGAGCctcttttaaaatgcacattATGAAAATTGCAAAAAATTATGGGTACTGGAGAAGACAACAACAGAATGGAAGAACTGAAGAGATTTCTATGAATTACGAAGACCATACTGAAGAAACAACTAGTTTCACTATATAGAATCTCCACTGCTTTCATTATCATCTTATGTAACCAAGGGAATTATTTACTAGTATTAATTATAACTACTAATATTGTTATCCAAAGGCAttgtttcagcagctgtttcTCTGCAAGTCCACTTTCAGATGACTTTCTGAACCTGCAGACCAGCCAAGTCACTACAGAGCAGTTCAAAGTGGAACATCTTGATCAAAATGAAGCATCAGGCAAGAACTAAATAC of the Melopsittacus undulatus isolate bMelUnd1 chromosome 1, bMelUnd1.mat.Z, whole genome shotgun sequence genome contains:
- the ACKR4 gene encoding atypical chemokine receptor 4 — encoded protein: MGWDLSNSTDYWIEDEEDDGNLVIDYDTYELLCEKSDVRNFSKVFLPVFYALAFTLGVAGNSLVVAIYAYCKKPKTKTDVYIMHLAIADLLLLFTLPFWAANAVQGWELGNSMCKLASSLYTMNFSSSMLFLACISVDRYKATYKSRGHRRIGQHCSVTCICVWLTAIFLSIPELVFNQVKKHNDRNECFPVFPMNMETLLKATIQILEIILEFLLPFLVMLICYSATARAIFRSASAKKSRPFMVLLAVVTTFIITQLPYNIVKFWRATDIIYMLVTDCETSKSIDVALQVTKSIALFHTCLNPLLYVFLGASFKMHIMKIAKNYGYWRRQQQNGRTEEISMNYEDHTEETTSFTI